A region of the Styela clava chromosome 1, kaStyClav1.hap1.2, whole genome shotgun sequence genome:
atccacagtaatcacaagttactttgtcattacgacaagcatcaataaatggatactgaggatgtattatcaagtcacgcaagctgaggttttgtgccactgtggtcttgttgcaacgtatactttgccatccatctattccatggtcgcacccatatctgtaagataatggatacagatagagttgaccaatgacaataaaaagacattttggataagttgtacaagcaccattaggattggggggagccagttatttgttttcagaagcatggacttgaatggtagggaatggtcgtaaccgatcagcggtcatgtgaaccaccctcggtgggagtagagctgcaatcctctcgcacataactatccccgcatgggattgaaacctgtgaaactaccggagtgatcagagatgcggtggcgagcgtattcctagatggcgaattcaattgaattctggttattttttccAGGCCCCAcggtgttaaactttagttatctattcaacctttcacacttagtaatagattacctgctaattagggaaacatagcaattgattattaattccttactgtcttacacaagtcaagtctgaaactgcaagtaggcccacgcctaggcctaccaataacagtagtttgtcatctgctttccattgaaataaGGGAGCTTGTGAacatttaaagaaattgataacggcacactatcacgacattatcactcaccataaacgaagtgctgtccgcaaacagtgaaacacaagtgagatggcttctggacttgacaccaagcagttctgccaataggcaatagatCAGGGTCGGCCAAACTTTTTGGCCGACGGGCCATATTTAGTTTACTattaattgcgcgggccacatggttattatgttctagttttgctacactgactaaaagttaatgaaaaaacaaacaaaacccttgcaccaaactttttcaataataagaacaataaaaaaatgaaaatacagtaaagtcaacaaagtttttttcTACACGTAGATattttagtgtgaagtttggcactgttttttgctaacaagtttgtcaatatttgcTGAGATGGACGATGTAGGaatgcgaagcgaattttccatatgactatcagaaattagtgatctcacaggggatttgacatggttcatatgtgaaaaaacttgcttgTACAAGTAAGTGCTGCCAAATAATGAGGTCATTAAAACTGCCATTCTGCCCAAGGGTGTAAGCGactatttatgtatcgatatcttccagttggtttctattcaaaatggcactcatggctcgtttgaaagggccagcagagcgcatttcaggaaaatgaacaaattgtttgtatcaaatcttcatattaattacatcactcgaaaaatagaagttttactcctttttttatttaattccgaAAATACAGCGCAGGCCACTCGGAACTCCtcggccacgggttggacgaacctgcaatagatgatatccacattgcgcgacgttccggatcttttgaaatcagtggaatataacttaagatccatttcgttgtctatatattatacgtacagccaacggaacaatacgaaataaccattttcaacagccaaacaaaacggaaacgtataatccgacttgcaactgacaggagccaaatggacgtttttgttttattgccgtccagtaacaaagtcacgtgacccgtgcaagtcctctttTTTTCGCATTGGACAAAAATGATTTGGATTCACATGGAAATTATATCTGCAcctgcaatatttttttatgttgctGCTGCTGGcatgacccttgaccccagaaaaattctccatGTACAGTACTATAAAATTTGGGATGCTTATTTTGCAAGTGTTTTAGAGATTTGACACTTGAAAAACTGATTTAGGCTACATGctcaaaatcattattttcattaaaatatacAATCACGTGCCGCCCGCGCGTACTGATAGTTAATTTAGTCTATCGCTGCTTCTCCGAAACTAGTTTTAGATTATTGCTACTAAACTAAAACTCATCGGAAGACAGAACTAAAAGCAAAATACcccatttacaactaatttttggaaacacaactgaaactgacaaataacaggCAAAACCGcaaaaaacgaggcaatgttcacgaccatgcttgaatatttgTCTGAGCAAACGAAAGATCTGAGCGTCTGCAAAAATTTACAATTGTTACGTCGACTTTTTtatcattgttacggaaatcaACCCTAGGAGAAACATCCggtataacaaaaataaatgtgcAGGCTTCTAGGAGACTACTCTTTGCAGTTGTTATGACAACACGCCGCCGCATTCTTATCCTGCTCCCATTGTTTTATGACGTTCTGATTTTCTAGGTTGTAAAGTTATTCGTTACTTTTACTGTTTAACACATATAAGGTATTTGTATAAGAGAATGTATGACGAAGAAGGAGAAGATGAACCTAAAAGTTCTTTTCCTACTTACGTAGCGGAAGGAGACAAACTTTATAACGCGGGAGAATTTCAGAAAGCATTGGAGAGTTATACAACGGTATAAACTTCCATTTACAGATTTACTTTATTTTCTTGTTGtctcaatttatatttaatttataacaaTATATGGCAACaaattattcaataatttttatttatatacccTAATTTTCGTCAGTATTTAAGTACCGTATATTCTGATATCACGGTATCAGGATatcaggcgcggcggtgtggctcaacgggctaagcgttaggaatacgctcgccaccgcacctctaactactctgcttgggttcgcaggttcgaatcccatgcagggatggttatgtgcgagaggattgctggactcctcgccgtcgttgggtggttcacgtaaccgctggtcggttacggcttcctccaccaccaagttcatgcttccgaaaacaaacaatacagtaaaactaatcccatacccgacttggaatggtaaccggacgagaggccgtggttcgccatatggataagccgtcttatcggctttcctctcccccgggagaaatatgtaaatatgtaaatcctcctGAATGTTTACGCACAACACAAAGTTCTTAAGTTGaaacttaccaatttttatgaacttTGTTTAATTAGAACATCTGTAATTATTACCCGGAAAGAATCACTGTCTAATCGACCGCTGGCCCTAATGACTGTTGCCATTTGCTCGATATTTCATAGATGTGTTGCATATTGAGAGATTAGTGATTAATATGGATTTTTTTCTTCATCTAATagaattcttaaaaaaaaaactctgtaGACTTTTTCGAAAAGTCTGTCACACATGCGTCGGCTGTCACATGTCAGCATTCATccttttttgctaaaaacttgTGAATgctatgataatttttttttggtgaaacaaattattttttcctaGTAATCCAATTACAGAATTATAGCTTTATTAgattttctttcttttagttTATTGTGTGGTATTGGTTTGCGTTTGGTGGGGATATGGAGGCGCCAGCTTGTCTTGTAAAGGAGGGGTTTGCATTCATCGTTTTAGTTAATGTCTTTTAATATAGGAGTTATTCTTGGAATCGAAGAACTGTGCTGAGGTAATAAAATCTCGTTCTTCCAATTATCTAACATGGATTGCAGAATCGACGATTTCCCTGTATAACTGAATTAATCTTGCCTTTCACTTTGAAGCTCTTTCTATCATACCTTGATATTAGTCATTAATGTTGAAGCAATGGTATATTCACAGCCAGAATCACAATTTGTTATTTGCAACAGGATTTTCTTCTGCCTGGTTTCATTCAAAACATAGACTTATCctgaatttgtttttaattatatCCAATAGTTTCCAAAGAGTATTCAGTTGTCCTTTTCATTAGTAAAGCATTATTCATAGACTGCAATTGACTTCAAAAAtaccattttttgaaaataattgcaGTGCCAGCTTCCAACATAAAGTACTGATATCcgaatttgttttttttttcactaaaaACTATCTGATAACTTAAGCCAGCctatgcttttaaaacaattccTCTGGAATACCGGTGTTTTAGTTCAATATTGTAATGGGCCAAATTTACCTGAGCTTCTTGCTTTTCGACTGACTCATCTGCTCGTTCTTAGGAAGTAAGTCTTCCTGCTATTTATATATCCCAATACCATGAATCAACAGTTTAAAGAATAATGCTCTGACATCTTGTTAAATTgttcacaaattaatttttctatAGAGGCTTGTTTGCCCTAGAAAGTAATCCAACAATGAAGTCAATTATGCCTAGATGTCACTTTTTAttgaagataaaataaaattattcaccGGTATGTTATTTTGGTCAAGCATATTAGTTTTTTCATTCAAAGATAAGTTTCTAACACTCATGTTTGGTTAAGTATTTTATCAATTAAAATACCACCTACCCACCaaagtaaatatataaaacatgaaAAGCAGACAATTACACTATTTgcttagaactaaaatattgtCATTTTTGTCTACACTCTCGTAAAACAAGCTCTTCCTTTCTCTTTTTCCTAATGAGAGACTGAAAATGAAGTTTATGGTGCGTTACTAGATACATAGCAACAATTCTTTTTCTGcccagaaaataaaataacgattATAAAAAGTTCATGCACTGGGTGTATAAGAATGTATAGAGTCATTACCTCTCAgtgtaatattttataataaggcATCACTTGTATTATACATGGTGTAATGCAGTTCAATGTAAGATTAGTTGTGGAGGCAGGATATGATTTATATATAGAGTGTGTGGAAAGAATGGCATAATCATATAATGGTCCACAAATTCATATGGTTACCAGTTTCCGTCAGTCATGAATTTAACCATTTAACaagcatattttatttttttgctcaTATTGAAGGCAGAGTATTGTGTTATACATTCTGTCATAAACTTCTAATTtaagcattttaaatatttattccatacaatttatttttcaatacaaaACTATACCAAACGCAGTTATGCTTGGAGTATGAGCGGTATACTAATGACTTCTGAAGATTTCGTTTATCATTAAAACGGGTTTTCATATTTGGAAGTTGAAAAATGACTTTATCCAGACATAACAGGGCGAATAGAATGCCCATAATCAGAGAATCTGTTATGCAGAGGTACTTTGCTATAAGCTTGCTCCAGCTGTAAAAAGTTATCATAAAGGTTTTACTGTTTATAACAGTGCTCACAGATTTAGCGTTCATCGGGGAATCTGATTTTGAGGTTAttgattaaaaattttgattcagtattccaaaatttatgttattaaattcaggATAACTATCAGCAAAGATTAGTTCATAATGGAAAAGAGTGCAAAGGAAAAAAATAAAGTAGTTAATAAATATGGTGTAGAGATCAAAAAACcagacaaaaaaacaaaatatgatgaaaaatatGCTGATATGTATTTTAAAAGAGCTGAAAAAAATAGATTGCAACAAAATTTTCACATTGCGTTGGAAGATTTCTGCAAAGTAAGAATTCTTATTAACTTGTAAATTTGCTACGACATTTCATGACATAATCTGTTTTCACCTATAGATTGTCACATTATTGCATATGAGAAGTATATCTCCACCTAaatagttgaaattttttttttcaatgttaaaACACAATAACTCACTTTAAACTAAtagaattttcaatatatatcaaaCAATTCTGAATTTCCCAATCTAGATAATAATTTAATGGTTAGGTAATTGGTTCGAGCTATGTTGTAGTCACAATTTTGTTATGTTGGTTTCAAGCCCCATGTCCGCCATTTCTCAAGATAAATTAGAAGGTTGCTTCGCGGTGACTTATTTTTAGCGAATGTATGGGACGGCATTGGCCAGTACGAAGTGAAGTGAATAAAAGAGGGGAGGGATTCGACTCATTTGTGGCCGATTACAATCAATGGCCAGTGTTGTATACCATAATTGCAATATCTTGccaaaatatgtaatatatattattatgtaatattttcttcaaattattataaaaatatatttttaagacACCATGAATCTATGATGTAAAGTAAGGATGGTGTAGCGGTCTTGTTATAAAAGAGTTTTGTAGTAGTAGTAGTCTAAGAGTGCTTATACTATTTGCTCATATTAATTTTATGCATTATTTTCTGCTCATTGTTTATCACTATAATTGTTCGTTgtgctttttttttatctatcatTCTATATAGATGTTTCAAGTGTCTGccataaatgaatataaaaaaaaaatatgcctAGATGATTTTTCAACCTTATGGAACCTTTATTACCTATGTCTAATGCTAAAGTATACCAATTGCTTACAGTttgagttttatttttcaggcCCTGAGTATTCAGCCGACAGACAAGAATTGTCTTGTTGCAAGATCAAAGTGTTATCTCCAGATTGGTAATGCACAAGAAGCATTGAAAGATGCTGAAGCTTCACTTTCAGAAGAGAAAGAATTTCATAAAGTTAGctgctttatataaaaatgGAACGGCCAATATTTATTAAGATTCTGTGATTTTATGGTTATTATTGGTACCTCACATCGCAAACGTGATAATCCGAGTTCAAACCTTATAATACACTAGAAAAAATGTAGATTACCAAATATATGATCAATTGGAGGAACGCCTACCTAATTGTTGATACCCTTGTCTATGAACGATTTCTTGTAAATgatttttctattattttaaatgattttcataTTATCTCATTCAGGGCTTATATCAGAAAGCTGAAGCTCTATACCAAATGGGAGATTTCGAATACGCTCTTGTATTTTACCATAGAGGACATAAATTACGTCCAGAACTTCAAGAATTCAGACTCGGAATTCAAAAAGCGCAGGAAGCAATTGATAATTGTGTAGGAAGTAAgtgttataaaatatattcagctttatttgaatttgtatttaCGAAATAATCAAGTAACCTCCATGCCAATTATCTAAATTTCCCAATTCTAAATGTTTCGTCTAGTTATTAGTGCTGTAAAGATGTAGCTCAAGCTTCGATTTGAGTTCTGGTCAGTTCTTTGGTCATCCCAAATTCATCATCGGATCCAGGACATATGAGTTCCCTGAATAGGTTCAAGACAGTATATTCAATGCAACTTCACCCTTTCTGTTTTTATAACTTCTCCTAATTTGTCTAAAAATTCAGGTCCATCCTCTGTTAAACTTGAAAACAAAGGTgatttatcatttttcaataaGATGGATGAAGGAAAGGGAAAAGCGAAACCCAGGGGAGCTTACAGGTTATTTGCACTGTCTTTATCATTTCTTTACATTTTCAATGGCAGAAACTCTACATGGGTATTCAACAAATATGCACTTTTCTCTTGGTTTGATCTGCCTTGTTCAgatgaaaaaatgtttttccaaTTTGGTCAATGGACAATAACTTTATTTCGACATGCAAGAAATCATGAATATTTTAACACAAATTATAATACTTTAGGTTTAGGATACaggatttcattgcaattgactgACAGAACTGGTTCTAGATTTAGGTTACTATCTTGTTGATAATAATATTCTCCAACGTCCGGAGACGCTCAAAGTGCTCTGCACTCTAGGTCGATTTCTGTGACAAAGATGACAATTAACTGCACAAGTCATTACTTATTTGTTACATACCGTAATTCAGAAATGTTTATATTATTCTGAAACTGAAAATAATGATTTCATGCATAAGTTTTTTGATACTGAATGATTGCACTTGGTATTTTTTAGTATATCACTCATTCTATAACAATTGAACAAGATTGAACAATTTAAATACTCTATTTGCACTTACAGAATTATCCTAGAATAGCAAACTATTTGAATACAAATAATTTACTAGACCAGTGGTTATGAACCAGGGTGTCGCGGCACATTAGTGTGCCGCGAAAAGATTTTGGTGTGCCGCAaagagatttcatttttgaatttatttcaagtgattccaatTTCTAATCCCTTGAATTCCACAAGGCTCATGGCTTTTGCTAACAAAcaaaaacgacaaatttgaggaGTCATATTCCAGGTATTTGGGTATTGTTTCAATTCTAAGTTTTGAATAATGCGCGCCAGCCGCCAACACTGtatcgtaaaattgaaaatgtcaaccAAGGGAATAAATTATTGTGGGAAATTTTTCCCAAATTGGACCAGGGAATTATTATTTGAGAATTCCCATTATTGCccatttatttaattattatttaaactcaaaataacattccggattcacgcaatgactttgcaggttTTTTATTCACcaattaatatgaaaataaaacagacaCAATAGgaaagtaaaattaaataaaggtcaactatcgtctttataaatatccgcattccgacgtcagaaatgataatattgttagcttaaaattgggataaaaaagataaaaatcagaataaaatcccgaattcactCTTTAATAGCCGTCTTTAACATATGTCGCCCATATGAACGCATGGTTCTCCTAGGAAGATAAAACCAAACGTTGCATAAGAGTTAGTccttgtaaaaaagagaggatGGGTGGAAATAGCTCACCAACATTAGAATGTCTAGCATTctggatgcccattgtatttgtattaaaaatatccgGTATTCGacaatttgttaaaaatattcgaattattccattcgataaaaatattttgttttgcccaTTCTTGCGATCTGTAACCATAcattcattaaatttagtaaattgcactaattcacgaaagcgtggtggaattgacgattatttcatatctcgaacacaGAAACGgttatttttcagatagtttctgcggtctgaaaagtcgaataagggTTTttgacatagtaaatgctacaatctttgccatcaaattatgctcaggcattgcacgaaattcataacatGAATTGATTCGTTCATCGGGGAAAATTGAACCTATTTGgtgtttttagcgataataattaattgttgtaatgaaatacagtttgtttgcctctttcatttcTTTCGCTAGTGCCGATAATTACATCgttgaatgattttggcaatgggagaaacattaaattgtaacaaaaatgaattaggttgtgcaaaagtgagaatacatgtgataataataaggcTACACCCAGGGGAAGGTCGAGAAAAACCAAAGCGTATCCTGTCTCGTATTACCAGTGCGGCCGCGCatcttttacaataatgtgaggtgctctGAAGATGGGTCTCATGtacattattgtaaaaaaacagttataatatcagTAACTATTAACCATCTATTTTAAATACAAGATATgttatattatcaaaaatagaaTTTCCCTTATCTGATCTTCTAtggtatttataattttatagcTAAATGGCTTCAAGAGTAGAAAATGTTcctgttttgtgataggtgtgccgcgaataCTTAAATAGCTCAATAGTGTGCCGCGacaaaaggttgggaaccactgtactagacaaatgataaatttaGATTTTTGTTGTTACACTTTTCATGTTCCTCTCATTCCATCCCGTATCTAATTCATCCAGACAACCCAACAAAGCAGCTCAAAAAACAACACGGGTTCATAAAACCAAAAGTGGTACAAGCGATAAAACAGCCAAAGCCTTACTCGGAGAATTATATGCTGACAaagaatatcttgaaaaattattgaaagatGAAGGTATATTTacacatttttttcatttattcttgAAATGGAATGAAATTCTCCAGTAACAATAATGGCATTTATGGCCATTACCAAAAGTTTACGGTTTTGGTTTTAATGTATTCCATTTTTTAGGTCATAGTTCTAAACCAGGGATGACAAAAcgttatgaattttttttagtataTCATATGTGTGCGATTCCGTCTTTTAACATATGAATTTTGTGAAACCTCGTTTCAGAAATCGGCTCTGTCCTGATATAAATGCTGCATATGTAAGGCTCAAAACTACATACTATTAACCTAATATTATAAGAATTGCAGAAAAGCAACAACAAGTTCCTCATTGATGCAGACACACACATtcttttttcacaataaaaatataatttttgacacATTCAGTCTTTCAGATCAAGCTATTGTAGACAGTACAATTTTCTGTCTGATTTTACAAATGTAAAATTCAAGGACGTTGTCATGAAGGAAGCTCAAAGATGTTTgaacaaagtttaaaatttatatCCTGACCCAATTAAATCATTGCAGATTTGGTAAAAGGCAGTTCAGGTGGTATGAGCATATATGACTTAGTGTCATCTGGAATTAATTATCTCGATACAAGAACTGAATTTTGGAGACAACAGAAACCAATGTATGCAAGAAAGCGAGATAAAGCTCTGATGCAACAAAAATGGTCAAACAGGAAAGCAACAGATGCAACTTATGATGATCCGACtaaatttatattgaaaaatctaGAAGAGATTGATCAAGGTTCTCAACTCtattacaaattattttctttcaatattaaaattggGAGCTCCCGAAGTTTGTGCAcagagatggcgcacaacctgaaccttacTTACCAGGtaaggttgtgtgccatcttggtgcacatacttcggcagCCCCTAAAATTGTGCACAAattgttaaaatacaaaatgtgTACTTTGTATCTCAGCACAATAATGGCTATTTGCAATTATTTTCtcagtaatttttatttgaccCCATGGCTGATGGATTTTGAATTTGCTTCAAGCAATCCCACTCGTGTTGAATTTAAGttgtaatataaaaattatgaagcagataccgtatatgctcgttttacagCCCAATCTTGATTATAGGCCCGTTtaaatagccgcccgtgtgaacagaacataaagataaataagggccggtgcttgaatacccgcccgatgtagaAGCTGATTTTTTAGTGTTAGAGAACAATGGGAAATAAgtagcgcttttgtcacaacgctgttgaattttgagcgccggtagataacactcacgcctcaggcgtccaagtacataacagatagcattgattacgtaacaccacagttctcaaactgggcgtcgcaacgcccaagt
Encoded here:
- the LOC120348431 gene encoding outer dynein arm-docking complex subunit 4-like isoform X2 encodes the protein MEKSAKEKNKVVNKYGVEIKKPDKKTKYDEKYADMYFKRAEKNRLQQNFHIALEDFCKALSIQPTDKNCLVARSKCYLQIGNAQEALKDAEASLSEEKEFHKGLYQKAEALYQMGDFEYALVFYHRGHKLRPELQEFRLGIQKAQEAIDNCVGSPSSVKLENKGDLSFFNKMDEGKGKAKPRGAYRQPNKAAQKTTRVHKTKSGTSDKTAKALLGELYADKEYLEKLLKDEDLVKGSSGGMSIYDLVSSGINYLDTRTEFWRQQKPMYARKRDKALMQQKWSNRKATDATYDDPTKFILKNLEEIDQALADGRASDSLTLADKTLRTVLKMNESDIPNKPDVVANLHSCVGNAHLELGQTDKALEHHQRDLAIAHEHKLSDAESRALDNLGRVYARVGKFQKAIECWTQKIPLSKSALESTWLFHEIGRCHLELDECEKAREFGKNSLLEAKKAEDDVWQLNASVLIAQAEVKLEQYEAAVESFEQSLEMAKLQGDDAAEQAIMKALTDVRERITKKKEESGVEEKSDGQSEEEIKEETE
- the LOC120348431 gene encoding outer dynein arm-docking complex subunit 4-like isoform X3; amino-acid sequence: MYDEEGEDEPKSSFPTYVAEGDKLYNAGEFQKALESYTTALSIQPTDKNCLVARSKCYLQIGNAQEALKDAEASLSEEKEFHKGLYQKAEALYQMGDFEYALVFYHRGHKLRPELQEFRLGIQKAQEAIDNCVGSPSSVKLENKGDLSFFNKMDEGKGKAKPRGAYRQPNKAAQKTTRVHKTKSGTSDKTAKALLGELYADKEYLEKLLKDEDLVKGSSGGMSIYDLVSSGINYLDTRTEFWRQQKPMYARKRDKALMQQKWSNRKATDATYDDPTKFILKNLEEIDQALADGRASDSLTLADKTLRTVLKMNESDIPNKPDVVANLHSCVGNAHLELGQTDKALEHHQRDLAIAHEHKLSDAESRALDNLGRVYARVGKFQKAIECWTQKIPLSKSALESTWLFHEIGRCHLELDECEKAREFGKNSLLEAKKAEDDVWQLNASVLIAQAEVKLEQYEAAVESFEQSLEMAKLQGDDAAEQAIMKALTDVRERITKKKEESGVEEKSDFISGGQPRAGNC
- the LOC120348431 gene encoding outer dynein arm-docking complex subunit 4-like isoform X1, producing MEKSAKEKNKVVNKYGVEIKKPDKKTKYDEKYADMYFKRAEKNRLQQNFHIALEDFCKALSIQPTDKNCLVARSKCYLQIGNAQEALKDAEASLSEEKEFHKGLYQKAEALYQMGDFEYALVFYHRGHKLRPELQEFRLGIQKAQEAIDNCVGSPSSVKLENKGDLSFFNKMDEGKGKAKPRGAYRQPNKAAQKTTRVHKTKSGTSDKTAKALLGELYADKEYLEKLLKDEDLVKGSSGGMSIYDLVSSGINYLDTRTEFWRQQKPMYARKRDKALMQQKWSNRKATDATYDDPTKFILKNLEEIDQALADGRASDSLTLADKTLRTVLKMNESDIPNKPDVVANLHSCVGNAHLELGQTDKALEHHQRDLAIAHEHKLSDAESRALDNLGRVYARVGKFQKAIECWTQKIPLSKSALESTWLFHEIGRCHLELDECEKAREFGKNSLLEAKKAEDDVWQLNASVLIAQAEVKLEQYEAAVESFEQSLEMAKLQGDDAAEQAIMKALTDVRERITKKKEESGVEEKSDFISGGQPRAGNC